TTGTGAAGGAACATTCGTGCCGGATCATTTCTACGACCGGATCGATGAACAGGGACGTTTTCGTCTAGGGATCTGGCGTTGGGTGTCGCGATGCGGCATGTGCGGAAACGTTCTCGATACCGCCGATGCGACCGTCAACCGCAGATCCGATGCTCTAACGGATCACATTTCAACCGGGGGCTTTCAGATGTTCTAGGTGTTGGATGCCGATTCCCGAGGAGAACGTCATGGTCTGTGTAACCTGCCAGTGCGCGATGCTCAGCACGAGCAGCCAAGTGTTTGAGGAAGAGAAGGGCGCCATGACGATCACGCGATGGCGCTGTCGATCCTGTCATGAAACGGCGGAGGAGATTTGGTCGAGCGCCGGGTATCGGGGGACGGGCCGGACAGGCGTTCGATATCCTGCCACACGTCTGCAGCGGTGCAGAGCGCCGGTTGCGGCGCGTCTGGCAGCGACGAGAGGAGCATAGGTCTATGCAGGCGGTCCCGAACGTCGTGCGCGAGCATTGGCCTGAGTATCTCATGGAAGCGGCCGGGCTTGGTCTGTTCATGATCTCGGCGGCGGTTGTCACGACGCTGCTCGAATATCCGCACTCGCCGCTGCACGGCCTGTTCGCTGATCAGGCGACCCGGCGTCTGATGATCGGGTTGGCCATGGGAGTGACTGCGATCGGATTGATCTACTCTCCTTGGGGCAAGCGATCCGGCGCGCACTTGAATCCTGCCGTCACACTCACGTTTTATCGGCTCGGAAAGATCGGAGGAATCGACGCGTGCAGTTATGTGATGGCTCAGTTCTCCGGCGGCGTGCTCGGACTCTGGCTGGTGTCCAGGGCGATTGGAAAGGCCGTTGAGCATCCAGCCGTCAATTATGTCGTCACCACACCGGGCCCGGCCGGGTTCGGCACGGCGTTTGTGGCGGAAGCGCTCATCTCATTTGGGCTCATGCTTGTCCTGTTGATGGTGTCGAATACGAAGTCGCTCAATGCCTGGACCGGTTGCGTTGCCGGCGCGCTCGTGGCCGCCTACATCGCGATTGAAGCGCCTCTTTCCGGCATGAGCATGAACCCCGCACGCTCCTTCGCTTCGGCCCTGCCGGCTCATCTCTGGACCGCTTTTTGGATCTACCTCACCGCCCCTCTCATCGGCATGCTTCTCGCCGCGGAAGTCTATGTGCGTGTGCACGGCGCGCATCGGGTCCTCTGCGCGAAACTGCATCATCGCAACAACACGCGTTGCATCTTCCGTTGCGG
The Nitrospira defluvii DNA segment above includes these coding regions:
- a CDS encoding MIP/aquaporin family protein produces the protein MQAVPNVVREHWPEYLMEAAGLGLFMISAAVVTTLLEYPHSPLHGLFADQATRRLMIGLAMGVTAIGLIYSPWGKRSGAHLNPAVTLTFYRLGKIGGIDACSYVMAQFSGGVLGLWLVSRAIGKAVEHPAVNYVVTTPGPAGFGTAFVAEALISFGLMLVLLMVSNTKSLNAWTGCVAGALVAAYIAIEAPLSGMSMNPARSFASALPAHLWTAFWIYLTAPLIGMLLAAEVYVRVHGAHRVLCAKLHHRNNTRCIFRCGYRA